From one Sporanaerobacter acetigenes DSM 13106 genomic stretch:
- the gltX gene encoding glutamate--tRNA ligase yields MDDVRVRFAPSPTGYLHIGGLRTALYNYLFAKNNNGKFILRIEDTDRTRFVEGAIENLVNSLKWAGIEVDEGVTLDENGKIKQVGEYGPYIQSERLDIYRKYVDELIEKGYAYYCFCTKERLDKVREEQKIKGLVPKYDGFCRNISIEEAKKRIADGEEYVVRLKLPQNVDIKFHDIVRGDIVINTNDLDDQVLLKSDGFPTYHLAVVVDDHLMNITHIVRGEEWLPSAPKHVFLYQAFGWEAPEYVHLPTVLNKDRKKLSKRQGDVSVEDFRASGYLPEGLVNYLALVGWSPEGNEEILSMDELINEFSFERVSKTGGIFDKDKLDWVNSHYIRSSSPERIADLAIPYLKEANYITDEDINKRYDWIKAMVITVQESLSTTKEIVDKVDIFFKDKVELESDEVLEVLKGEQVPTLFEAIREELGEVEELDEELCGGLMKKIQKKTGIKGKNLYMPVRAALTGNLHGPELVNILYVLGKQNILKRIEYVENNYLK; encoded by the coding sequence TTGGATGATGTAAGAGTTAGATTTGCACCAAGTCCAACAGGATATTTACATATTGGTGGACTTAGAACTGCATTATATAATTATTTATTTGCAAAAAACAATAATGGAAAGTTTATATTGAGAATAGAAGATACAGATAGAACTAGATTTGTGGAGGGAGCTATAGAAAATTTAGTTAATTCTCTAAAATGGGCTGGAATAGAAGTAGATGAAGGGGTGACCCTTGATGAAAATGGAAAAATTAAACAAGTAGGAGAATATGGACCATATATTCAATCTGAAAGATTAGATATTTATAGAAAATATGTAGATGAACTTATTGAAAAAGGTTATGCATATTATTGTTTTTGTACTAAAGAGAGATTAGATAAGGTAAGAGAAGAGCAAAAAATAAAGGGACTTGTGCCTAAATATGATGGTTTTTGTAGAAATATTTCAATAGAAGAGGCAAAAAAAAGAATTGCTGATGGAGAAGAATATGTAGTAAGACTAAAATTGCCCCAAAATGTAGATATCAAATTTCATGATATTGTTAGAGGGGATATAGTTATAAATACAAATGATTTAGATGATCAAGTACTTTTAAAATCTGATGGATTTCCTACATATCATTTAGCTGTAGTTGTAGATGATCATCTTATGAATATAACTCATATAGTTAGAGGTGAAGAATGGTTGCCATCAGCACCAAAGCATGTATTTTTGTATCAAGCTTTTGGCTGGGAGGCTCCAGAATATGTTCATCTTCCAACTGTGTTAAATAAAGATAGAAAAAAATTGAGCAAAAGGCAAGGAGATGTATCGGTAGAAGACTTTAGAGCGAGTGGCTATCTTCCAGAAGGATTAGTTAATTATCTTGCTCTTGTAGGATGGAGCCCAGAAGGAAATGAAGAAATTCTTTCTATGGATGAGTTAATAAATGAATTTTCATTTGAAAGGGTTTCAAAAACTGGAGGAATTTTTGATAAAGATAAGTTAGATTGGGTAAATAGTCATTATATAAGAAGTTCAAGTCCTGAAAGGATTGCAGATTTAGCGATACCTTATTTAAAGGAAGCAAATTATATAACAGATGAAGATATAAATAAGAGATATGACTGGATAAAGGCAATGGTCATTACAGTGCAGGAAAGTTTATCTACAACAAAGGAAATTGTAGATAAAGTAGATATTTTCTTTAAGGATAAGGTAGAACTTGAAAGCGATGAAGTTCTTGAAGTACTTAAAGGTGAACAAGTTCCTACTTTATTTGAGGCCATAAGAGAGGAATTAGGTGAAGTAGAAGAATTAGATGAAGAACTTTGTGGTGGTCTTATGAAGAAGATACAAAAGAAAACAGGAATAAAAGGTAAGAATTTATATATGCCTGTGAGAGCAGCTCTTACTGGAAATCTTCATGGACCAGAACTTGTGAATATTTTATATGTTTTGGGTAAACAAAATATATTAAAACGCATAGAATATGTAGAAAATAATTATTTAAAATAG